One region of Pirellulales bacterium genomic DNA includes:
- a CDS encoding methyltransferase, which translates to MDNASPARTIAQMLNGQVLTQAIYVAARLDIAGLLSDTPRMAEELAASTKTHAPSLYRLLRTLASLGIFREDEQHKFHLTPLAECLKKDAPESQWAFAMMIGDEPSKAWQNLLYSVQTGGCAFEKTFGEPLFDFLGKHPEKARIFDAAMTSVHGRESKAMLDAYDLADVGTFVDVGGGNGKTLASVLERYPAMRGILFDLPHVVQAAEPNFRAAKVDARTKLVGGSFFESIPAGGDAYLVRHIIHDWYDEQSKQILSNCRQAMHAKARLLVVESVILPGNEPSVGKMLDLAMMVLPGGMERTEDQYRTLLGQSGLKLERIVPTAADVSVIEARPV; encoded by the coding sequence GTGGACAATGCCTCGCCCGCTCGAACGATTGCCCAGATGCTCAACGGCCAGGTCCTGACTCAAGCGATTTATGTCGCCGCGCGGCTGGACATTGCGGGTCTGTTGTCCGACACCCCGCGCATGGCCGAGGAATTGGCCGCCTCGACGAAAACTCATGCGCCGTCGCTGTATCGATTGCTGCGAACGCTCGCCAGCCTGGGGATCTTCCGCGAGGACGAGCAACATAAATTCCACCTCACGCCGCTCGCCGAGTGCCTCAAGAAAGACGCCCCGGAATCGCAGTGGGCGTTTGCGATGATGATCGGGGACGAGCCTTCCAAGGCCTGGCAGAATCTACTCTACAGCGTGCAAACCGGCGGTTGCGCATTTGAAAAGACCTTTGGCGAGCCGCTCTTCGATTTCCTGGGCAAGCATCCAGAGAAAGCCCGCATCTTCGACGCCGCTATGACCAGCGTGCATGGCCGTGAAAGCAAGGCCATGCTTGACGCCTACGATCTGGCCGACGTCGGAACGTTCGTTGATGTCGGGGGCGGAAATGGCAAGACTTTGGCGAGCGTGCTCGAACGTTATCCTGCCATGCGAGGCATCCTCTTCGATTTGCCTCACGTGGTGCAGGCCGCCGAGCCGAACTTTCGCGCTGCAAAAGTCGACGCACGGACGAAGCTGGTGGGCGGCAGTTTTTTCGAATCGATCCCCGCCGGGGGCGATGCCTACCTCGTACGGCACATCATCCACGACTGGTACGACGAGCAGTCGAAACAGATTCTGAGCAATTGCCGCCAGGCGATGCATGCCAAGGCCAGGCTGCTGGTTGTGGAAAGCGTCATTCTGCCCGGCAACGAACCATCGGTCGGCAAAATGCTCGACCTCGCGATGATGGTTTTGCCTGGCGGCATGGAACGCACCGAGGACCAATACCGCACGCTTCTAGGGCAGTCTGGCCTGAAATTGGAACGGATCGTTCCGACCGCGGCCGACGTGAGCGTGATCGAAGCGCGGCCGGTTTAG
- a CDS encoding MOSC N-terminal beta barrel domain-containing protein translates to MNFRLSRIVVYPIKSLDGISLESTQVLPTSALANDRRFAMRSARGDWISGKTNPAVHYLRAHFAVDAASVRLVSEIDGREAEFVLADDREQLNAWLADFFEEPVMVVENDRAGFPDDTDSPGPTIVSRQSIEEVTGWYPGFTVEDVRSRFRANLEFDGDAPFCEDRLVADRQHVVRFAIGDVILEGVTACQRCIVPTRHPRTAAIYPRFARLFAEHRQATLPAWTVTERFDHYYRLTVNTRLSPLTTEGDIRVGDEVRILEVVPA, encoded by the coding sequence GTGAATTTTCGTCTGTCGCGTATTGTGGTCTATCCGATCAAGTCGCTCGACGGCATTTCGCTCGAGTCCACCCAGGTGTTGCCCACCAGCGCGCTGGCGAACGATCGGCGCTTCGCAATGCGCAGTGCTCGCGGCGACTGGATCAGCGGAAAAACCAACCCGGCCGTTCATTATTTGCGGGCTCACTTCGCCGTCGATGCGGCCAGCGTGCGGCTCGTCTCCGAGATCGATGGCCGAGAGGCGGAGTTTGTTCTGGCTGATGACAGAGAACAGTTAAACGCCTGGCTGGCAGATTTCTTTGAAGAGCCGGTCATGGTCGTCGAGAACGATCGCGCCGGGTTCCCAGACGACACCGACTCGCCCGGCCCGACGATTGTCAGCCGGCAATCGATCGAAGAAGTCACGGGCTGGTATCCCGGATTCACCGTCGAGGACGTTCGCAGCCGCTTCCGGGCTAATCTCGAATTCGATGGCGACGCACCGTTTTGCGAGGATCGGCTAGTGGCCGACCGACAGCATGTCGTGCGTTTCGCGATCGGTGACGTGATTCTCGAAGGCGTGACGGCTTGCCAACGCTGCATCGTGCCCACCCGACATCCGCGGACAGCCGCAATCTATCCGCGGTTCGCACGGCTATTTGCCGAACATCGGCAGGCGACGCTCCCGGCTTGGACCGTGACGGAGCGCTTCGATCACTATTATCGCCTAACGGTGAATACGCGACTCAGCCCGCTCACCACCGAGGGAGATATCCGCGTCGGTGACGAAGTGCGAATCCTGGAAGTCGTGCCAGCCTAA
- a CDS encoding DUF5989 family protein, whose product MSTKLSTLVEPDNSFQELKGQGRSGLINEFLYFLGQNKKWWLLPILTVIGMVGILVLLAGTGAAPFIYTMF is encoded by the coding sequence GTGAGCACAAAGCTTTCAACTCTCGTCGAACCCGACAACTCGTTTCAAGAGCTGAAAGGCCAGGGACGTAGCGGGCTAATAAACGAGTTCCTATACTTCCTGGGGCAGAATAAAAAGTGGTGGTTGCTGCCGATTCTGACCGTGATTGGCATGGTTGGAATTCTGGTATTGCTGGCCGGCACGGGCGCAGCACCGTTTATCTACACGATGTTCTAG
- a CDS encoding SxtJ family membrane protein, translated as MALIDIAWKPSDRQLRQFGAIALVALPLAGWLFSGKPWPAAVTHAQGTAIVTLAALGVIAAVLAVVRPQTLRWPFVGATLVTLPIGLVVGEIVLAVIYFGMFLPVSLIFRLMGRDALERRVDRNVSSYWQPKTQPAGPESYFRQS; from the coding sequence ATGGCCTTGATTGATATCGCTTGGAAACCTTCGGACCGCCAATTACGACAATTCGGCGCGATCGCGCTTGTCGCGCTGCCACTGGCGGGATGGCTGTTTAGCGGCAAGCCTTGGCCGGCCGCCGTCACACACGCGCAGGGTACGGCGATCGTCACGCTGGCTGCCCTGGGAGTTATCGCCGCGGTCTTGGCCGTCGTTCGCCCCCAGACGCTGCGATGGCCGTTTGTCGGCGCGACGTTGGTGACGCTGCCCATCGGCCTTGTGGTCGGCGAGATCGTGCTGGCGGTGATCTACTTTGGCATGTTCTTACCGGTGAGCCTGATCTTTCGGCTCATGGGACGCGACGCCCTGGAGCGGCGTGTCGATCGCAATGTGAGCTCATATTGGCAACCGAAGACACAGCCGGCGGGGCCAGAGAGCTACTTCCGGCAGTCTTAA